CCGAAAAGGAAGAAAGCCCTGATCTGTCCAAGGATATAAATGCGTTAAATCTTAATCCGATTCTTAATCAGGATAAAGAAAAAAAAGACAACCGCCCATCCCGAGGCATTGAAACCATGTTTAGAATCAGTTCCAATAATCACCAACGTTTAAGTGATATGGCTGATAATAAAGCCCATATTATGATTTCTACAACTGCAATAATCCTATCGGTTGTATTGAGTTTGCTGCTGCGAAAACTGGAGGACAATCCCTACTTAGTCTTCCCTACATTTCTTTTGCTGGTTATTTGCGTGATCACCTTGGTTTTCTCGATTTTAGCAACCCGTCCATCAATACCATCAGGTGTTTTTACACAGGAAGATATCGATAAGAAAAAGGTTAACTTGTTGTTTTTTGGCAATTTTTATAGAATGAGTTTAGAAGATTATACCAAAGGTATGCTTGAAATGATGGACAGTCGGGAATTTCTGTATGGCAGTCTTATTCGCGATTTATATTTTCAAGGGGTGGTTCTGGGGAGAAAATACCGCTTGCTTCGCCAGGCCTATAATGTATTTATGTTTGGAATTACAACCTCTGTTCTGGCTTTTATTATTGCTTCGTTTACTAAAATGTAAAATCCTCCATATGAAAAAAATATTGGCAATTGTTTGCTGCTTTTTTTGGGTGTTATTGGCCACTGCATGCAATATAGATGCAAAACAATATAATTCTCCAAAAGGATATGATTTAAATAAGCCTGAAAAGTTTAATCTGCCACAAAGCATGCTTGAAGTATCAGGAATTACATTCAATAACAATAATCCCGATACGATTTATGCTATTCAAGATGAGGAAGGTAAACTTTTTAAACTGAACTGGAAAATAAAGAAGCAGAAGCACTCCCGGTTTGGAGTTAATGGCGATTATGAAGATGTAGCCATATTGAATGAAACCGTTTTTATATTGAAAAGTAACGGTCAACTTTTTTCGTTCCCCCTCAAACAAGCTTGGAAGGAAGATATTGAACATGTTAAAGTATATAAAAAGCTAATCCCGAAAGCTGAATACGAAGGTTTATTTGCTAATAATGCCAGCAATCAGTTATATGTTTTGGTGAAAAAATCACCTGGAAATAAAAAACAGAAACTTTTAACAGGCGAAATTTTAACCTATGAGAAAACCCCCGATTCGCTGTATAAATCAGGAAACTTCGAAATAAAACCACCAACCGATAAACAATTAACTGTTAAGGCTAAAGAACGTATTAAACCCACTGCACTTTCTAAACATCCTATTACTGGGGAATGGTACATACTTACTTCTGCCAACAAATTATTGATTTTAGCTGATGTAAATTGGAATATCACCCAGGTCTATCAACTTAATTCATCAATCTTTAATCAACCCGAAGGAATTACCTTTGACAGCAAGGGAACACTTTATATCTCAAACGAAGGAGACGAACTTAATGAAGGAAATATACTTCGATTCGAATATCGCCCCTAATTTTTAGTAACTTAAGGGTAAATGCAAATATCCTCATAAACCAGATGAAGGCAACAATACTCAGTGCAGTAAAAAATCTACTTCCATCTACTCCGTAACCAACCTATGTGAACAGATGGAAGGAGAGGAGGCCCTGCAATTAGAAGATTTCATAAGCAACGTTGCCACTCCATTGCTGCAGCGCTTAAAATTTACTCACCCATTGGCAAGTGATTCAATCGATACTTACTTTTTCAATTCTGATTACAATGATCCGGCACACAAACACCGTAAATTTTTAGAACAATCAATGCAAACCATAAATATTGCTATAAATCAATATTTAGACCTATTTAGTAATGAATTACAACAAATTTACACTTGCTATTTTGAAAAATTCAGAACCGATGGGGTAGATTATGACATTTATATTGGCCAATTACTAGCGCCAGACAAACCTTTTGATTTGCTGTATGTTAAGAATCTTCGTTTATGGCAATTAAAGTCAATGGCTGCAGTTGCAAAGCTTACTCACAGTTTATTGCCATTATTACCAATTCAACTGCAAACCACTCAGCTCATATTTACTCATCCCAATACCATCGACATTTCATTCAGATATGATGAGCGAAGATTTGATGTTAAAGGTGCATACAACATCCGCTACCAGGTAATCAAGAAAAGAATTGATAAAGCTACTATCAAAAACACTGATGAGCACCTTACCCAAGTGGGCAAGATTGCCATTATCTACTTTAATCAAAAAGATGCAGATGAATACATCCAGTTCATTCAATATCTTCAACAAGAAAATTTACATGAAGATGATATTGAAGAACTTGAACTTGAAAATTTACAAGGCATAAGTGGACTGAAAGCATTGCGGATATCGGTTAAACTTTAACCCTGTATTGTTCCCTATTTCATTTTCTTAGTTCTGCTTTGATACTCCCCCCATTTCATTTTCTTGTAAAAATCACCACCGAAATAGTTAAGAATTGGAATAAATTCATCAGCATTTACAAAACCTGGAACACTGGTTAGCATCTCCAAGCTTTCGTCCAGAAATACTGTATGCGGATACGACATTTGACCATTCAACAGGTAAACTGCTAATTCATTAGATCTATAATCCCTCCGATAAACATATTCCTTTCCTTTAAACATCAATTTATCCTTGGTTTCAGCATCCAGCTTTACAGCATAATAGTTTTTGTTGATAATATTGATCACTGCTTCGTTTTGATAAGTTTTTTTATCCATTGTTTTACACCACCCACACCAATCTGTATAAATATCAATTAAAACTTTACGTGGATTTTTCTTTTGTAACGCTTCCAATTCTTGGATATTTAACCATTTAACCTCATTTTTTTGCTGACTGTAACAAAGTTTAGACATGACCAAAAAGATCAATACAGGTATCACAAAGTGCATTTTTTTATACATAACTAATATCATTTTAACTTTTTTTTGAAAATATTTTAATAATATAAGAAATCTTTCTACTTTTGTAGTGCCCACCCAGGGCATGTTTTTCATAGGTAGATGTGGGGTCGATTAAGAGATTAATCGGCCCTTTTTTTATGTCTACATTATAGCATTGTATATTCGACAACATAATTAGTTTATAAATAGATTTTTTTTGCTAACTATTATGATTGATTTCAAACATTTAATTCTCATAAAAACGAAATTAGAAATTTGGAAAAGCAATTTATGAAACATAAAATTATCATAGCAATAACCGGTGCCAGTGGCTCAATATATGCAAAAGTTTTATTGGACAAACTATCTCTACTTAGTAAGCAAATTGAAGATGTTGGGATTGTCATGTCTGATAACGCTAAGCAAGTTTGGGAGTTTGAGCTTGGCAATAAGTCTTATGAAGCTTATGATTTCAGATTTTATAATAAAAAGGATTTCATGGCTCCCTTTGCTTCCGGTTCAGCTCGTTTTAACACGATGATTATTACTCCATGTTCAATGGGTACCCTAGCACGCATTGCAACCGGTGTTTCAGATGATTTAATTACCAGAGCAGCGGATGTGATTCTAAAAGAACGCAGAAAATTGATTCTGGTTACTCGTGACACCCCTTTGAACCTCATCCATATCAACAATATGAAAACGGTTACAGAAGCGGGAGGAATTATTTGTCCGGCTAGCCCATCATTTTACAGCAGACCACAAACTCATGAAGAAATTGCCTTAACTGTAATTAACAGAGTAATTGATCTTGCTGGCCTTGAAAGTGATTCATACAGGTGGGGTAATCAATAAAACAATTTATTTTCAAATAATTACACCATAAACATCTCATTTTCAAATTGTAAAATTTACAATTTATCAAATTTAAAAATTCGTACCTTTGCGGCCTTATGAATACCCCTAAAAAAGTTAGTTTTTATACCTTAGGATGCAAATTGAATTTCTCTGAAACTTCAACAATTGGCCGTTTGTTTACCGAAAACGGTTACAAGCAGGTTGAATTTCATGAGGGTGCCGATGTATATGTGATTAATACTTGTTCTGTAACAGAAAACGCCGACAAGAAATGCAAAAAGGTAGTAAAAGAAGCTTTAAAGTATTCTCCTAAAGCATATATTGTTATTATTGGCTGTTATGCACAGTTAAAACCAGCTGAAATAGCTGAAATTCCAGGTGTGGATTTGGTATTGGGGGCCGCTGAAAAATTCAGATTAATGGATTTCATCAATGACCTTACCAAAAAGCCAAAGGCTGAGATTCATAATCAACCCATTGCTGAAGCAAACACTTTTATTTCATCTTATTCAATTGGCGACCGTACCCGTGCTTTCCTGAAAGTGCAGGATGGTTGCGATTATACTTGTTCATTTTGTACCATTCCACTGGCCCGAGGGGCCAGCCGGAGCGATACAGTTACTAATATTGTACAATCAGCCGCTTCTATTGCTGCCTCTGGTGTTAAAGAAATTGTTTTAACCGGCGTAAACATTGGTGATTATGGAAAAGGAGAACATGGCAACAAAAAACATGAGAACACATTTTTGGAGCTAGTTCAAGCATTAGATAAAGTTGAAGGAATTGAGAGAATTCGTATTTCTTCAATAGAGCCTAATTTGCTAACCAATGAAATAATTGAGTTTGTTGCTCAGTCGGGTAAGTTTGTTCCGCATTTCCATATCCCATTACAATCAGGTAATAATAAAATTTTAGGGTTGATGCGACGCCGCTACAAACGTGAACTATATACTGAACGAGTAGCTAAAATCAAATCCTTAATGCCCGACTGTTGTATCGGTGTTGATGTAATTGTTGGTTTTCCTGGCGAAACAAAAGAAGACTTTCTGGATACATACAACTTCTTAAACGAACTTGATATTTCATACCTACATGTCTTCACATATTCAGAACGTGAAAACACACCAGCAGCTGAATTTGACGATGTAGTAGGAGGCTCAGAACGAGCTGATCGAAGTAAAATGCTACATATTCTCTCTGAGAAAAAACGCCGATATTTTTACAAACAACACCTCAATAAAAACTTCCAGGTTCTATTCGAAGCGGATTGCAAGGAGGGCAAAATGCACGGCTTTACGCGTAATTACATCAAGGTTTCTGTTAAATACGACCCTGTTTTAGTAAACGAACTAAAAGAAGTTCAGTTAATTTCTATCAATAATGAGGGTGATGTTGACATAAAAGAAGCAGAAGAAATATTGACTCATTAATAGTATAGTCAAATATTGCTTTTTTCAATCAAATCTTACTAGCAAAACTAACCAACCTAAAACCAATATAAATTAATGGCAAACGGACAACGCAGAAAACAAGCTTTGTCGCTCTCCAAAAAGTTACTTGAAAACAATGTCTTCCGCTTTCTAATTTCAGGAGGAACATCAACCGCAGTTGATATTGTAGTTTATTTTATTGTTTTCAACTTTATCCTTTACAAACAGCCTGTTGAATTTTTAGGTTCAATTGTAAGTGGGCATACAGCCGCTTTATGTATATCATTTTCTGCCGGCTTTATCACTAATTTTTTTATCAGCAAATATTTTGTTTTCAGTAATTCAAATCTGCAAACACGCATTCAGTTATTCAGGTATTTGATTGTTGCGTCCGTCAATTTCGGAGCCAACTACTTTTTACTGAAATTTTTTGTTGAGTTTTTAAACTGGTATCCAACACCTTCAAGAGCTTTAGCAGCTATGATAGTTGCTGTAATGAGTTTTTTATTAGGCAAATACTTCGCCTTCAAGGTTAAAACAGCATAATATGATTGATTTAGAAAACATCTTCTTAGCCGTAAAAGAAATTACATTAGAAACTGGTGCATTTATCCGAAATGAGCGTAAAAAGTTCAATGTTGATAAAATTGAATATAAAGGTTTAAACAACCTGGTTTCTTACGTTGACAAAAAATCGGAAGAAATGCTGGTGGAAGCTTTGCAGACTATTTTACCAGAGGCTGGCTTTGTGACCGAAGAGGAAACCATTAACAAGCATGGAGAAGTTTACAACTGGATAGTAGACCCATTAGATGGCACCACAAACTTCATCCACGGTATTCCGAACTACTCAATAAGCATTGCATTGCATGAAAACGACCAACCTGTTTTAGGAGTGGTATATGAAGTTAATCTGGATGAATTATTTTATTCTTGGAAAGGAGAGAAGGCTTACTTAAATGGAAAAGTAATCACAGTTTCCGCTAATAAAACACTTGGCGACTCACTATTAGCAACTGGTTTTCCGTACTACGACTTTGAAAAAGCGGAACAATACCTGCAAACCTTTAAAGAACTTATGCAACTAACTCACGGTCTGCGTAGAATAGGTTCTGCAGCTGTAGACTTAGCCTATGTCGCCTGCGGCCGTTTTGACGGATACTTTGAATATAACCTAAACGCTTACGATGTGGCAGCTGGAGCTTACTTAGTTAAGCAGGCAGGAGGAACTATTACTAACTTTTCCGGTGGAAATGAATATATAAATTCCAGAGAAATTATAGCTGGAAATGGTTATACTGGCAATGAAATATTAAAAATAGCCCAAAACCATTTTTAATAGTTAACACTAAAGACATCGCTTAAGTAAATAAATCTGACAAATTTTAAAAAGCTGTCACTTATGTTTGAAAAAACTAAGAGACAGCTTTTTTAATTTTTAAGTACATTTTTTAAATGCTAAATAAAAGTTATTTTCGAATCGTTTTTTATATTTTTTGATCAAGCCTACCTTAAGTAAACCATTTACTAAATGAACAACCTATTTAATCAATCAGACGTTACCCAAATTTTGGATCGAATTGAAAAACTGACACCAAAATCCAACAGACAATGGGGTAAAATGAATGTTGCTCAAATGTTAGCCCATTGTAATATGTCAATAGAAACAGCTATGGGTCTGAATTTTGTAAAACAACCTTTTATTGGCAAAATCATAGGCTCTTTTCTGAAGTCTGTGGCTCTTGGAGAAAAACCGTTTGCTAAAAACTCCCCAACCGACAAAAGCTATATCTTTCCTGACAATCTTACATTTAAGGCGGAAAAATCGAAAGCAATAGTATCAATCAAAAAGTTTTTTGAGGGAGGGCCTTCCCAATGCACTACTCATCCACATCCATTTTTTGGCAAATTTACTCCTGAAGAATGGGCGGTTTTCCAATGGAAACATCTCGATCATCATTTAAGACAATTCGGAGTTTAAATCCATTATTACTTCAATCAAAAAAGCAATATAGCAATGTTTCTAAAAGAACAAGAATATACACTTAAGGACGGGATCTATTCCTTTATAGACGAACAGCTGCTATCCGGAGATAATCTTAAATACAATAAACTCTACAATAAAATTGCATGGTCATATAATTGGTCTCAACGATTTTTCTTCTGGCTTAAGTTTGGCGGAGAACAAAAATTCAGAGAGCCTTTTTTGAATGAATTAGGCATTAAGAACACCGACAAGGTATTGGAAATTTCAACGGGTACAGGTGACAATTTTCGATTTTTTAAATTAACATGCAGAATATTTTGTCGTAGACATTTCAATGGGAATGTTGCGGCAAGCTAAAAAGCATTTAAGAAAATGGGGGATTAAATCAACATTAGTTCATTGCGAAGGAGAAGCTTTACCATTTGAAGATGAATATTTTGATGTAGTTTTTCATTGTGGTGGCATCTATTACTTTAATGACAAACAAAGAGCCATTTTGGAAATGACTAGGGTTGCAAAACCAGGGACAAAACTTTTAATAGTTAACGAAACAGATAAGTTAGTTAGAGAAAACTATCAGAAAAACCCTGTATTGAAAGGGAAATTTAATGACTCCGGCAAAGCAACTATTCCAACAGACTTGGTTCCTCAAGAAATGTTGTCTATAAAATCAGAAATCATTTGCAAAGGGTTGATGTATAAATTGACCTTTATTAAACCGAAAACAAACAGATAATTGTTTATGGAGGTGAAGGAAAGAGCCCGTTAACAAGTTTATTATAAAACATAAAAAATCCAAATCAATACTTTATTAAGATTACATTGAGTATTTTTGCCCACGAATGGAAACACGTTACCAATCAACTAATTAAGTTTCCGTTACAAAAAGCAAAAAGAATGAAACAAATTATTGCCCCTTCAATTTTATCGGCTGATTTTGCCAACCTGCAGGATGATGTAGAGATGATTAACGAAAGCAGCGCTGACTGGTTTCATGTGGACGTGATGGACGGAGTTTTTGTTCCGAACATTTCTTTTGGATTTCCAGTTGTAGCAGCTGTAAACCATCACGCTAAAAAACCGTTGGATGTTCACTTAATGATTGTTGACCCAGATCGCTACTTAGAAGATTTCAAAAAAGTAGGAGCCAAAATTTTAACAGTACATTACGAAGCCTGCACGCACTTGCATCGTACGGTTACTAAAATTAAAGAATTAGGTATGAAAGCCGGGGTAGCTCTTAACCCGCATACACCTGTTAGCGTGTTGGAAGACATTATTAACGATGTGGACTTAGTATTGATCATGTCGGTTAATCCAGGTTTTGGCGGTCAAAAGTTTATTGAAAACACCTACAATAAAATTAAAGCTTTACGCAGTTTATGCGAGCGCAAGAATGCTGAAGTAATTATTGAGGTTGATGGCGGTGTTAACAAACATAATGCGGCGGCTTTGCTAAAGGCTGGTGCAGATGCTTTGGTTGCAGGCAATGCTGTTTTTTCTGCCGAAGATCCGATTGCTGAGATTGCTGAACTTAAAAAAATCAATATCGAGGCACTTCAAGCATAAATATAGCTTCATATTATTTTTGTAAAGCCTGATGGGATATCAAATTACCATCAGGCTTTCCTATTTTTTACACTCGCTAAAATATCTAAATCTCAATTACTTATTATCAATTTTGTATTATTAGTTATCAATTATTGCGTTTTAAATTATAAAAATTCATTTTAATAAAGTAACTTCACCACCATTACATCTCTGCTATCAACTTGCTATTACCTTTATTCATGCTATAATGTTCTGTCAAATTATTTTTTACAGTCCTATAATTTTACTACAAAGATATTAATCCAAATAAAAATTATTTTTTTTACAAAATTTTGGTTTATAAATAATAAATTTGTCAATAATTACTCCACATTGTTGAAAAACAACAATAATAACTATCACGTTTATAGATAAATTAATATAGAAAGATGAAACACAATTTCGGAGCCGGTCCAGGTATTTTACCGCAGGAGGTACTAAAGCAAGCTGCAGAGGCAGTGTTAAATTTTAATAACAGTGGATTGTCCATTTTGGAAATCTCCCACCGTACCCCTGATTTTGAGTCCGTTGTTTCCGAAGCTTGTAGTTTGGTTAAAGAATTATTGAACCTTAACGATGATTACGCCATCACCTTCTTACATGGGGGCGCGAGTATGCAATTTGCTATGGTTCCCTTTAATTTATTGGGTGCAGGTGAAACGGCTGCCTACCTTGATTCAGGAACATGGGCAAGCAAAGCCATTAAAGAAGCTAAATTTTTCGGCAATGTAAATGTAATAGCCTCATCAAAAGAAGCAAACTACACTTTTATTCCTAAGGATTATACAATCCCTGCCGATGCAAAGTATTTTCACGTAACCTCAAACAATACAATTTACGGCACGCAGTTACATGAGTTTCCGGAGTCTCCTGTTCCATTGGTAAGCGATATGTCTTCTGATATTTTCAGCCGTGTTTTTGACGCCAACAAATTCGGGTTGATTTATGCTGGTGCGCAAAAAAACATGGGGCCCGCAGGCGTTGCATTAGCCATTATCAAAAAGGATTTACTTGGTAAACTTGACCGTAAAATTCCTTCTATGTTAAATTATCAATTGCATATAGAGAACGGTTCAATGTATAATACCCCTCCGGTATTTGCTATTTACGTATCGATGCTCACCTTACGCTGGGTAAAGGCGCAAGGAGGAGTGGCAGCAATGGAAAAAATCAATAATAAAAAAGCAGCTACTTTATATGCTGAAATTGATCGTAATTCATTGTTCAAAGGTACCTGTGTTGCTGAAGATCGTTCTCGCATGAACGTATGTTTTATTATGGAGAATCAAGAGCTTGAGAAAGAATTCCTTGATTTTGTAAAAAAAGCTGATATCGTTGGACTAAAAGGTCATCGTAGTGTTGGCGGTTTCAGAGCATCTATTTACAATGCATTACCACAAAGCAGTGTTGATCATTTGGTTAACGTAATGCAAGAATTTGAGAATTTAAAAAAGTAATAGCATCCCATCTTATTCATAAATAATTTATGGCAAAAATATTAGCAAATGACGGAATTGATCCGGTTGGAAAGTCATTATTAGAACGTGCCGGCCATACCGTTGATACACAAAATATACCTCAAGATCAGTTAGCATCGCGTTTAAATGAATATGATGCTATCACAGTTCGATCAGCAACAAAAGTTCGTAAAGATTTAATTGATGCCACTCCAAATTTGAAATTAATTGGAAGAGGAGGCGTTGGTATGGATAATATTGATGTTGAGTATGCTAAAGGTAAGGGTCTTGCTGTTGTGAACACGCCTGCATCTTCATCTTTATCAGTTGCAGAATTGGTTTTTGCGCACTTATTTACAGGAGTTCGTTTTTTACATGACGCTAACCGTAAAATGCCAATTGAAGGCACCGATAAATTTAATGACCTAAAAAAAGCTTACACAAAAGGTATTGAGCTTCGTGGTAAAACCATTGGCATTTTAGGTTTTGGTCGTATTGGCCGTGAAGTAGCAAAGATTGCTTTAGGCTTAGGTATGGAAGTTTTAGCCTACGATTTGTACGATTTTAATCCAGAAGTTGAATTAACGTTCATGGGTGCTTCAAAAGTTAAACTACATGTAAAAAAAGCAAGTAAAGAAGAGCTATTAAAAAACAGCGACTTTATTTCAGTTCATACTCCGGCAGTTGAAAAACCTGAATTAGGAGCAGCCGAGTTTGCATTAATGAAAGACGGTGTTTTTGTAGTGAATGCTTCTCGTGGTGGTGTAATTGACGAAAATGCATTATTAAC
Above is a window of Solitalea lacus DNA encoding:
- the rpe gene encoding ribulose-phosphate 3-epimerase, with product MKQIIAPSILSADFANLQDDVEMINESSADWFHVDVMDGVFVPNISFGFPVVAAVNHHAKKPLDVHLMIVDPDRYLEDFKKVGAKILTVHYEACTHLHRTVTKIKELGMKAGVALNPHTPVSVLEDIINDVDLVLIMSVNPGFGGQKFIENTYNKIKALRSLCERKNAEVIIEVDGGVNKHNAAALLKAGADALVAGNAVFSAEDPIAEIAELKKINIEALQA
- the mtaB gene encoding tRNA (N(6)-L-threonylcarbamoyladenosine(37)-C(2))-methylthiotransferase MtaB, translated to MNTPKKVSFYTLGCKLNFSETSTIGRLFTENGYKQVEFHEGADVYVINTCSVTENADKKCKKVVKEALKYSPKAYIVIIGCYAQLKPAEIAEIPGVDLVLGAAEKFRLMDFINDLTKKPKAEIHNQPIAEANTFISSYSIGDRTRAFLKVQDGCDYTCSFCTIPLARGASRSDTVTNIVQSAASIAASGVKEIVLTGVNIGDYGKGEHGNKKHENTFLELVQALDKVEGIERIRISSIEPNLLTNEIIEFVAQSGKFVPHFHIPLQSGNNKILGLMRRRYKRELYTERVAKIKSLMPDCCIGVDVIVGFPGETKEDFLDTYNFLNELDISYLHVFTYSERENTPAAEFDDVVGGSERADRSKMLHILSEKKRRYFYKQHLNKNFQVLFEADCKEGKMHGFTRNYIKVSVKYDPVLVNELKEVQLISINNEGDVDIKEAEEILTH
- a CDS encoding Pycsar system effector family protein; this encodes MNYTELTRQIEDHIKQSFTENISQKLPYHNFGHVEKVAKNVLLMAEYYRLNDKDKFIVTASAWFHDIGYLTGCNNHEEKGADEATVFLTKYGIEASINEVVTSCILATKLPQSPKNLLEQIVCDADLFHLGTDDFNEGNKLMRQEYELKSGKKIGKNKWRKKTVTFMQEHHFQTEYCQTNLNAKKAQNLADLKLKISEAEKEESPDLSKDINALNLNPILNQDKEKKDNRPSRGIETMFRISSNNHQRLSDMADNKAHIMISTTAIILSVVLSLLLRKLEDNPYLVFPTFLLLVICVITLVFSILATRPSIPSGVFTQEDIDKKKVNLLFFGNFYRMSLEDYTKGMLEMMDSREFLYGSLIRDLYFQGVVLGRKYRLLRQAYNVFMFGITTSVLAFIIASFTKM
- a CDS encoding DUF1569 domain-containing protein, which translates into the protein MNNLFNQSDVTQILDRIEKLTPKSNRQWGKMNVAQMLAHCNMSIETAMGLNFVKQPFIGKIIGSFLKSVALGEKPFAKNSPTDKSYIFPDNLTFKAEKSKAIVSIKKFFEGGPSQCTTHPHPFFGKFTPEEWAVFQWKHLDHHLRQFGV
- a CDS encoding class I SAM-dependent methyltransferase, coding for MRQAKKHLRKWGIKSTLVHCEGEALPFEDEYFDVVFHCGGIYYFNDKQRAILEMTRVAKPGTKLLIVNETDKLVRENYQKNPVLKGKFNDSGKATIPTDLVPQEMLSIKSEIICKGLMYKLTFIKPKTNR
- a CDS encoding SdiA-regulated domain-containing protein, whose amino-acid sequence is MKKILAIVCCFFWVLLATACNIDAKQYNSPKGYDLNKPEKFNLPQSMLEVSGITFNNNNPDTIYAIQDEEGKLFKLNWKIKKQKHSRFGVNGDYEDVAILNETVFILKSNGQLFSFPLKQAWKEDIEHVKVYKKLIPKAEYEGLFANNASNQLYVLVKKSPGNKKQKLLTGEILTYEKTPDSLYKSGNFEIKPPTDKQLTVKAKERIKPTALSKHPITGEWYILTSANKLLILADVNWNITQVYQLNSSIFNQPEGITFDSKGTLYISNEGDELNEGNILRFEYRP
- a CDS encoding inositol monophosphatase family protein, which produces MIDLENIFLAVKEITLETGAFIRNERKKFNVDKIEYKGLNNLVSYVDKKSEEMLVEALQTILPEAGFVTEEETINKHGEVYNWIVDPLDGTTNFIHGIPNYSISIALHENDQPVLGVVYEVNLDELFYSWKGEKAYLNGKVITVSANKTLGDSLLATGFPYYDFEKAEQYLQTFKELMQLTHGLRRIGSAAVDLAYVACGRFDGYFEYNLNAYDVAAGAYLVKQAGGTITNFSGGNEYINSREIIAGNGYTGNEILKIAQNHF
- a CDS encoding D-2-hydroxyacid dehydrogenase, translating into MAKILANDGIDPVGKSLLERAGHTVDTQNIPQDQLASRLNEYDAITVRSATKVRKDLIDATPNLKLIGRGGVGMDNIDVEYAKGKGLAVVNTPASSSLSVAELVFAHLFTGVRFLHDANRKMPIEGTDKFNDLKKAYTKGIELRGKTIGILGFGRIGREVAKIALGLGMEVLAYDLYDFNPEVELTFMGASKVKLHVKKASKEELLKNSDFISVHTPAVEKPELGAAEFALMKDGVFVVNASRGGVIDENALLTALESGKVAFAGLDVFENEPKPLEALLKHPKISLTPHIGASTGEAQERIGAELANLIIDFFRK
- the serC gene encoding 3-phosphoserine/phosphohydroxythreonine transaminase: MKHNFGAGPGILPQEVLKQAAEAVLNFNNSGLSILEISHRTPDFESVVSEACSLVKELLNLNDDYAITFLHGGASMQFAMVPFNLLGAGETAAYLDSGTWASKAIKEAKFFGNVNVIASSKEANYTFIPKDYTIPADAKYFHVTSNNTIYGTQLHEFPESPVPLVSDMSSDIFSRVFDANKFGLIYAGAQKNMGPAGVALAIIKKDLLGKLDRKIPSMLNYQLHIENGSMYNTPPVFAIYVSMLTLRWVKAQGGVAAMEKINNKKAATLYAEIDRNSLFKGTCVAEDRSRMNVCFIMENQELEKEFLDFVKKADIVGLKGHRSVGGFRASIYNALPQSSVDHLVNVMQEFENLKK
- a CDS encoding GtrA family protein — protein: MANGQRRKQALSLSKKLLENNVFRFLISGGTSTAVDIVVYFIVFNFILYKQPVEFLGSIVSGHTAALCISFSAGFITNFFISKYFVFSNSNLQTRIQLFRYLIVASVNFGANYFLLKFFVEFLNWYPTPSRALAAMIVAVMSFLLGKYFAFKVKTA
- a CDS encoding thioredoxin family protein, with amino-acid sequence MILVMYKKMHFVIPVLIFLVMSKLCYSQQKNEVKWLNIQELEALQKKNPRKVLIDIYTDWCGWCKTMDKKTYQNEAVINIINKNYYAVKLDAETKDKLMFKGKEYVYRRDYRSNELAVYLLNGQMSYPHTVFLDESLEMLTSVPGFVNADEFIPILNYFGGDFYKKMKWGEYQSRTKKMK
- a CDS encoding UbiX family flavin prenyltransferase, producing MKHKIIIAITGASGSIYAKVLLDKLSLLSKQIEDVGIVMSDNAKQVWEFELGNKSYEAYDFRFYNKKDFMAPFASGSARFNTMIITPCSMGTLARIATGVSDDLITRAADVILKERRKLILVTRDTPLNLIHINNMKTVTEAGGIICPASPSFYSRPQTHEEIALTVINRVIDLAGLESDSYRWGNQ